In a genomic window of Acropora muricata isolate sample 2 chromosome 2, ASM3666990v1, whole genome shotgun sequence:
- the LOC136893154 gene encoding uncharacterized protein — translation MEGDFEGKESVDDCETLLDKLRSQKRVCKMQLTKLYSRLLRLMSGEVTDVEELLTALEATQEKNLDVLQVLEDLIVIYQSKGDEQSLKRAEAETEKVTTADREIATVKEFLTSLTLKTSPMSEATEFQGNPLEEKAPKSNVTGGISVGHVDKNLERIKLPKFNGDKTKFENFWATFESIVDETDEPAKYIMIRLKSCLEGKAEEAISRLGFSGEAYEEAKNTLKLRFGGERRQLQNYLEEIKKIRPLQEGNIQELEKFADILVSTVITLREHNRESELEPGSLLFSLVVEKIPKTMLSRYFRWDFESHRLESLQTLRDWMVEESEYQIKATESTEGLGAKGRQREDDRKKNRAFSTLRVRGHPQFQRRCDFCEGNHGIWTCPRFREESVEERWRVAKDKKLCFRCLSSNHQGKHCFRSRDCGVEGCKRSHHKLLHLSEDVTNRVASVGDANISNISSPSQRVIACM, via the coding sequence ATGGAAGGAGATTTTGAAGGTAAAGAAAGCGTCGACGATTGCGAGACATTGTTGGATAAATTAAGAAGTCAAAAGCGAGTGTGCAAAATGCAGTTAACGAAACTGTATTCTCGTTTGTTGAGACTGATGTCAGGAGAAGTGACTGACGTCGAGGAGCTTTTAACCGCTCTAGAAGCAACACAGGAAAAGAATTTGGATGTCTTGCAAGTTCTGGAGGATTTAATCGTTATTTATCAATCGAAGGGAGACGAGCAAAGTTTGAAACGTGCCGAAGCGGAGACGGAGAAAGTAACGACGGCGGACAGAGAAATTGCTACTGTAAAGGAATTTTTGACCTCACTTACATTGAAAACATCGCCAATGAGTGAAGCAACTGAGTTTCAAGGTAACCCGCTAGAAGAGAAGGCTCCAAAGTCAAACGTAACAGGAGGGATATCAGTTGGTCATGTGGATAAGAATTTAGAACGGATTAAGTTGCCAAAATTTAATGGAGACAAGACtaaattcgaaaatttttgGGCAACTTTTGAAAGTATCGTGGACGAAACCGATGAACCGGCCAAGTATATAATGATCCGATTAAAATCGTGCCTCGAAGGCAAGGCAGAAGAAGCAATCTCAAGGTTGGGGTTCTCCGGAGAAGCCTACGAAGAAGCAAAAAACACATTAAAGCTTAGATTTGGTGGAGAAAGACGGCAGCTTCAGAACTACttggaagaaatcaagaaaattcgTCCACTTCAAGAGGGAAACATTCAGGAACTTGAGAAGTTTGCTGATATCCTTGTATCCACAGTTATAACTCTCCGTGAACACAACCGTGAAAGTGAGTTAGAACCTGGTAGTCTCCTCTTCTCTCTCGTTGTAGAGAAAATCCCGAAGACCATGCTGTCAAGATATTTCCGCTGGGATTTTGAGAGTCATCGATTGGAATCACTTCAAACCCTTCGAGATTGGATGGTCGAGGAATCCGAGTACCAAATAAAGGCTACAGAGAGCACTGAGGGCCTTGGTGCCAAGGGAAGGCAGAGAGAAGATGACCGAAAGAAAAATCGTGCGTTCAGTACTTTAAGAGTAAGAGGGCACCCTCAGTTCCAGAGGAGGTGTGACTTTTGTGAGGGGAATCATGGAATATGGACCTGCCCACGATTCAGAGAAGAAAGTGTTGAGGAGAGATGGAGAGTCGCTAAagacaagaaattgtgttttcgCTGTTTGTCTAGCAATCACCAAGGAAAGCACTGTTTTCGATCAAGAGATTGCGGAGTAGAAGGTTGTAAAAGAAGTCACCACAAGTTGCTTCATCTTTCGGAAGATGTCACTAATCGAGTAGCGTCTGTTGGTGAtgcaaatatttcaaatatatcgTCACCCTCTCAAAGAGTCATTGCATGCATGTGA
- the LOC136909432 gene encoding uncharacterized protein yields the protein MGEFTKEQLNCFKFTSVVKRDFPIALRKIFKAMWDEKYGPSEIWDDSDSVRNSFLAKEGGARSTKVPTQESYENWDCTALFQATIYAMSFAIPDSKGHLKTLHDLYLRPYGPPDGSFHSSVVSQHGDPQETRALVIDQLRRLRNWLAHLADDKMDKVTFDQNIHLTVEAFQALGISTKRIQNLGKSPQSNLSTPETSNLRFQRNMAIGVGLLR from the coding sequence ATGGGCGAATTTACGAAAGAACAGTTGAATTGTTTCAAGTTCACATCCGTCGTCAAAAGGGATTTCCCCATTGCCTTACGCAAGATCTTTAAGGCCATGTGGGACGAAAAGTATGGACCAAGTGAGATTTGGGATGACTCTGACAGTGTACGAAATTCCTTTCTGGCCAAAGAGGGAGGTGCTCGCTCGACTAAGGTTCCCACCCAGGAATCATATGAGAATTGGGACTGCACTGCGTTGTTTCAGGCGACAATTTATGCCATGTCTTTCGCCATACCCGACAGCAAAGGCCACCTTAAGACTCTCCACGATCTGTATTTGAGGCCCTACGGTCCCCCCGATGGAAGTTTTCACTCATCTGTAGTGAGCCAACATGGAGACCCGCAAGAAACGCGTGCTCTGGTGATTGACCAACTCCGACGCCTGAGAAATTGGCTGGCTCACCTAGCAGATGACAAGATGGACAAGGTCACATTCGATCAGAACATCCATCTCACCGTGGAAGCTTTTCAAGCTCTTGGAATCAGCACTAAAAGGATTCAAAATCTAGGTAAATCACCTCAGTCAAACTTATCAACACCTGAAACCTCCAACTTGAGGTTTCAGAGGAACATGGCCATAGGAGTCGGTTTATTACGCTAG
- the LOC136893164 gene encoding uncharacterized protein, whose translation MPVSLTLESCDGNVKIPFQALTCPRRVTGTYKIVDWQKYQSRWPHLSVCKFPDPAADPKVDLLIGQDQIDLHFSKCDVKGDPGEPVARLGPLGWSCIGHPDRRTIAREIQTNLAYTLFCRPRVFDEINDSLKRFWEIETLGTQKSKPCIMTVEEKIAFEKVNQSLVHDGERYQVAVPWKSDCPTLPNNFEMACSRLKNTEKRLLRQPIVGQEYKQIIMSYLDKGYIHKIKETDKEPPIVWYLPHFPVCRPERMTTKTRIVFDASAKFQGTSLNEELYAGPKLQNSLFDVLLRFRRFPVAVACDVSEMYLQIRIPIEDRSKFRFLWRNLEVDRKPDIYEFERVVFGDASAPFAHSSCPRKTQEFTRKSFLMHPRQSVSLPIWMTH comes from the coding sequence ATGCCTGTTAGCTTAACTTTGGAGAGCTGTGACGGAAACGTGAAGATACCCTTCCAGGCTCTGACTTGCCCTCGTCGAGTGACCGGAACCTACAAGATAGTTGATTGGCAAAAGTATCAGAGCAGATGGCCTCATCTGAGCGTTTGCAAGTTCCCAGACCCTGCTGCTGACCCGAAGGTTGATTTGCTCATCGGACAGGACCAAATCGATCTACATTTTTCCAAATGCGATGTAAAAGGGGACCCAGGAGAGCCCGTAGCCAGGTTAGGTCCATTGGGATGGTCTTGTATTGGCCACCCAGACAGAAGAACTATTGCCAGAGAGATACAAACGAATTTAGCGTACACTCTTTTCTGTAGACCGCGGGTGTTTGACGAAATTAACGACTCATTGAAGCGCTTCTGGGAAATCGAAACTCTGGGAACTCAGAAATCCAAGCCGTGTATCATGACAGTTGAAGAGAAAATTGCTTTTGAGAAGGTCAATCAATCCTTAGTCCACGATGGTGAACGTTACCAAGTGGCCGTTCCATGGAAGTCGGACTGCCCCACTCTACCGAACAACTTCGAAATGGCATGCAGTCGATTGAAAAACACAGAGAAGCGTCTGTTAAGGCAGCCTATAGTGGGACAAGAGTACAAACAGATTATCATGTCGTACTTAGACAAGGGTTACATTCACAAGATTAAGGAGACAGACAAAGAACCGCCTATTGTCTGGTATCTTCCTCATTTCCCAGTTTGTCGTCCCGAAAGAATGACAACCAAGACGAGAATAGTCTTTGATGCCAGTGCCAAGTTTCAGGGAACGTCTTTGAACGAAGAGCTTTATGCAGGACCTAAGCTTCAAAACAGTCTGTTTGATGTCCTGCTGCGATTCCGTCGTTTTCCTGTTGCAGTTGCCTGTGATGTAAGTGAGATGTACTTACAGATTCGTATCCCAATAGAAGATCGTTCAAAGTTCAGATTTCTCTGGAGGAATTTAGAAGTTGATCGAAAGCCTGATATCTACGAATTTGAACGAGTGGTATTCGGTGACGCTTCAGCCCCTTTCGCGCACAGTTCGTGTCCCAGGAAAACGCAAGAATTTACCAGAAAGAGTTTCCTCATGCATCCACGACAGTCTGTAAGTCTACCTATATGGATGACTCACTAG